A genomic region of Meiothermus cerbereus DSM 11376 contains the following coding sequences:
- a CDS encoding DNA double-strand break repair nuclease NurA, which produces MSWKLEAWNPEYALPDRLEEGEGLEDIKAHYEGDWTARSPKRQAPTDWPIVYLVDGRQRIDAQIANSRGHRALLATVIAGAVVRDGAGIRPVGEPLKRHILLYSGDLEEPLPPGLGHYQLVETKKSDPASMRSRVTEEMRRLEASLVNELEGGLVIVDGQIYRGEKSYTAPERVLGYTKTQAAIYLGAEQQALLYELKPYQRTPIFMIPGKAINRPLDVFSWYVRLPLKPTATFYTGASLLRIETISPEPYQAIRLADLSVSIFCDMASSPAKDPRAPQNLIPVGGLEQWLGRHLGQGEVARRRIMQALFS; this is translated from the coding sequence ATGAGCTGGAAGCTGGAAGCCTGGAATCCTGAGTATGCCCTACCGGACAGGCTAGAAGAAGGTGAGGGCCTCGAGGATATCAAAGCGCACTACGAAGGTGACTGGACGGCCCGTTCCCCGAAAAGGCAAGCGCCCACCGACTGGCCCATTGTGTACCTGGTGGATGGCCGCCAGCGCATAGATGCTCAGATTGCCAACTCGAGGGGTCACCGGGCCCTGCTGGCTACCGTGATAGCAGGGGCCGTAGTGCGCGATGGCGCAGGTATCCGCCCGGTGGGAGAGCCCCTAAAACGCCATATTTTGCTCTACAGCGGCGACCTCGAGGAACCTCTGCCCCCCGGCCTGGGCCACTACCAGCTGGTGGAGACTAAAAAATCCGACCCCGCCAGCATGCGCTCCAGGGTCACCGAGGAGATGCGGCGCCTGGAGGCCAGCCTGGTGAACGAGCTAGAGGGGGGGTTGGTGATCGTGGACGGGCAGATATACCGAGGTGAAAAGTCGTACACCGCACCAGAGCGAGTTCTGGGCTACACCAAGACCCAGGCCGCCATCTACCTGGGCGCAGAGCAACAAGCCCTGTTGTACGAACTCAAACCCTACCAGCGCACGCCCATTTTTATGATTCCCGGCAAAGCCATCAACCGTCCGCTGGATGTTTTCTCCTGGTACGTGCGGCTGCCCCTAAAGCCAACGGCCACCTTCTACACCGGCGCTTCGCTCTTGCGCATCGAGACCATCAGCCCGGAGCCTTACCAGGCCATCCGCCTGGCCGACCTTTCGGTAAGCATCTTTTGTGATATGGCCTCCTCCCCCGCGAAAGACCCCCGCGCCCCCCAGAACCTGATTCCCGTTGGGGGGCTCGAGCAGTGGTTGGGTCGTCATCTAGGCCAGGGGGAAGTGGCGCGGCGAAGAATCATGCAAGCGCTGTTTAGCTAG